From one Sylvia atricapilla isolate bSylAtr1 chromosome 21, bSylAtr1.pri, whole genome shotgun sequence genomic stretch:
- the NHSL2 gene encoding NHS-like protein 2 isoform X3, with protein sequence MAKVEWLLAPWQRAATSNLDLESKKATPTKLPWQQPVNVFLAAGRPPGMEQLHQEAQLNLQSLLQEEYEEQYTESRVTGQTFRAAGHMPPDTSPEPSPRPPPAKRLEFVLMPPSQRAAEEESTSSTVLSARPPDTSLSLPTSPDKQPPWPRAFPLPPVEEKQWHQPGSIQTNIVPINVSGSANGPTSSTHTPIAESLSCSFVPETTSGGTTPQEISPRPPLSAPLRKTFSDLGARCCQPPAPMDGAANPCASACNGTQGTPFSPPWSPLGYGSPPSLTTGPVKGPTCTSPGGSIPSPSPGSPTTSTSFFIATEERTGSNGPSFFSGPVPASPTSSGCIQGAKGNFLPGSREELEPAAGPVQLEVEQAGCRFRERSLSVPTDSGSLCSVDIAYAETRRGSTNYALGYPSASSEGSTSTDNISLGLEPEGQRRRRSKSISLKKAKKKPSPPTRSVSLIKEGHDSDVGLSAALPKDQRPKSLCIPPELQGHRLVHANPQGSAGREPSSTAAPHQWHLTDWRAGSDPYQSLSGSSTTTGTTAIECAKTRGSSESLVSPSVSRATTPSQLSAEADVKTSSPGRPTGLMSPSSGYSSQSETPTPTVPTSTVLGHSPHQVRVRPLVPERKSSLPPTSPMERSPKGRLSFDLPLTPPAHLDLSGLKISLKGKTKVSRHHSDSTFGTKLAQKTSPITPVMPVVTQSDLRSVRLRSISRSEPEDNADGPEHTEEPAHVPCPGPERKVKPPVAEKPPLARRPPCILPKPLVLREEGPLSPKSPPGTATQEKGLAHDAVVVLRRGELGRGSGEPHLSLAPVGPRRLSQGSLDELRPERGGAKGERRRAKVPPPVPKKPSVLHLPLMPALAQQGAGGGDLPPTPSPIITLDTDPSCCNPDAEDPPSPKAVDTTGWQAASESASEPASEQGSSAEAGTEEKSFVSDKTAESIVEEDDEVFTTSRTTEDLFTVIHRSKRKVLGRKEPGDTFSSRPTSHSPVKTSGSPAGESLAAAGSSGKSSSRNEDFKALLQKKSSKTSPGTRPSAAELLKTTNPLARRVITEFAPELDSANSSKSQP encoded by the exons ATGGCCAAGGTGGAGTGGCTCCTGGCACCCTGGCAGCGGGCAG ccacctctAACCTGGACCTCGAGAGCAAGAAAGCCACCCCCACCAAGCTGCCATGGCAGCAGCCTGTGAACGTCTTCTTGGCCGCTGGGCGCCCACCCGGCATGgagcagctgcaccaggagGCCCAGCTCAACCTCCAGAGCTTGCTGCAAG AGGAGTATGAGGAGCAGTACACTGAGAGCAGGGTCACCGGGCAGACCTTCCGTGCTGCTGGTCACATGCCCCCCGACACCTCTCCTGAGCCGTCACCTCGACCCCCACCTGCCAAGCGCCTTGAGTTTGTGCTTATG CCCCCAAGCCAGCGAGCGGCTGAGGAGgagagcaccagcagcactgtgctcaGTGCTCGGCCTCCTGACacctccctgagcctccccaCCAGCCCGGACAAGCAGCCTCCCTGGCCCAGGgccttccccctgccccccgtggaggaaaagcagtggcaccagcctggctccatccagACCAACATTGTCCCCATCAATGTCTCTG gcagcGCCAACGGCCCCACATCCAGCACACACACGCCCATCGCTGAGtccctgtcctgcagcttcGTGCCTGAGACCACGAGTGGGGGGACGACGCCCCAGGAGATCAGCCCTCGTCCACCCCTCTCAGCCCCACTGAGGAAGACCTTCAGTGACCTCGGGGCCCGCTGCTGCCAGCCACCTGCTCCCATGGATGGGGCAGCCAACCCTTGTGCCAGTGCCTGCAATGGGACACAGGGCACCCCTTTTTCCCCACCCTGGAGCCCCCTGGGTTATGGGAGCCCCCCCAGCCTCACCACTGGCCCGGTAAAGGGGCCCACCTGCACCTCACCAGGCGGCTCCATCCCATCGCCCAGCCCAGGCTCACCCACCACCTCCACCTCATTCTTCATCGCCACAGAAGAGCGCACGGGCAGCAATGGGCCCAGCTTCTTCTCTGGCCCAGTGCCTGCTTCCCCCACCAGCTCTGGGTGCATCCAGGGAGCCAAGGGGAATTTCTTGCCGGGAAGCCgagaggagctggagccagcagcagggccgGTGCAGCTGGAGGTGGAGCAGGCAGGCTGCCGGTTCCGTGAGCGGTCACTGTCAGTGCCCACTGACTCGGggtccctctgctctgtggaCATCGCATATGCCGAGACCCGGCGGGGCAGCACCAACTATGCCCTGGGCTACCCCAGCGCCAGCTCCGagggcagcaccagcactgacaacatctccctggggctggagcctgaggggcagcggcggcggcgctccAAGAGCATCTCCCTGAAGAAGGCCAAGAAGAAGCCCTCGCCACCCACACGCAGCGTCTCGCTGATCAAAGAGGGGCACGACAGTGACGTGGGGCTCAGTGCAGCACTTCCCAAGGACCAGCGGCCGAAGAGCCTGTGCATCCCACCGGAGCTCCAGGGTCACCGGCTGGTGCATGCCAACCCCCAGGGGAGTGCGGGCAgggagcccagcagcacagctgcccccCACCAGTGGCATCTCACGGACTGGAGGGCCGGCAGTGATCCCTACCAGTCCCTCTCTGGCTCAAGCACAACCACAGGGACCACGGCCATTGAGTGTGCCAAGACACGGGGCAGCTCTGAGTCCCTTGTGTCCCCTTCAGTGTCCAGGGCCACGACgccctcccagctctctgctgaggCAGACGTCAAGACCTCCTCGCCAGGCAGGCCCACAGGGCTGATGTCCCCATCGAGCGGGTACTCCAGTCAGTCGGAGACCCCAACCCCCACTGTACCCACCTCCACCGTCCTCGGGCACTCCCCACACCAGGTGCGTGTGAGGCCGCTGGTCCCCGAGAGAAAATCCTCTCTGCCCCCCACGTCCCCCATGGAGAGGAGCCCCAAGGGCAGGCTGTCCTTCGACCTCCCACTGACTCCACCCGCCCACCTTGACCTCTCAGGGCTGAAGATCTCCCTGAAGGGAAAGACGAAGGTCAGCCGGCACCACTCTGACTCCACCTTTGGCACCAAGCTGGCCCAGAAGACAAGTCCCATCACACCTGTCATGCCTGTGGTCACACAGTCCGACCTGCGCTCCGTTCGCCTCCGCTCCATCAGCCGCTCGGAGCCAGAGGACAACGCTGATGGCCCAGAGCACACGGAGGAGCCAGCACACGTCCCCTGCCCAGGGCCGGAGAGGAAAGTGAAGCCACCTGTGGCAGAGAAGCCACCTCTGGCCAGGCGCCCCCCATGCATCCTGCCCAAGCCCCTAGTGTTGCGGGAGGAGGGTCCCCTgtcccccaaatccccaccaGGCACTGCCACCCAGGAGAAGGGGCTGGCCCACGATGCCGTCGTGGTGCTGCGGagaggggagctggggaggggttCAGGGGAGCCCCACTTGTCCCTGGCCCCGGTGGGGCCCCGGCGGCTCTCGCAGGGCAGCCTGGACGAGCTGCGGCCAGAGCGGGGTGGTGCCAAGGGGGAGCGCAGGAGGGCCAAGGTGCCGCCGCCAGTGCCCAAAAAGCCCAGCGTGCTGCACCTGCCGCTCAtgccagctctggcacagcagggagctggtgggGGGGACCTGCcacccacccccagccccatcaTCACGCTGGACACTGACCCCTCCTGCTGCAACCCTGATGCTGAGGATCCACCATCCCCGAAGGCTGTGGACACCACAGGCTGGCAGGCTGCCAGCGAGTCTGCCAGTGAGCCTGCCTCAGAGCAAG gcagctcagcagaagCCGGCACGGAAGAGAAGAGCTTTGTCAGCGACAAGACGGCTGAGTCCATCGTGGAGGAGGACGACGAGGTGTTCACAACGTCCCGCACCACAGAGGATCTCTTCACGGTGATCCACAG GTCGAAGAGGAAGGTCTTGGGGCGGAAAGAGCCTGGTGACACCTTCAGCAGCCGACCCACCTCCCACTCACCTGTAAAGACTTCAGGCTCCCCAGCTGGTGAGTCCCTGGCAGCAGCgggcagcagtgggaagtcTTCCAGCAGGAATGAAGATTTTAAAGCCCTGCTCCAAAagaagagcagcaaaaccagccCTGGTACTCGGCCATCTGCTGCTGAACTGCTCAAGACCACAAACCCGCTGGCCCGGCGGGTCATCACAGAGTTTGCCCCTGAGCTGGACAGTGCAAACAGCTCCAAAAGCCAACCCTGA
- the NHSL2 gene encoding NHS-like protein 2 isoform X1 → MAKVEWLLAPWQRAATSNLDLESKKATPTKLPWQQPVNVFLAAGRPPGMEQLHQEAQLNLQSLLQEEYEEQYTESRVTGQTFRAAGHMPPDTSPEPSPRPPPAKRLEFVLMPPSQRAAEEESTSSTVLSARPPDTSLSLPTSPDKQPPWPRAFPLPPVEEKQWHQPGSIQTNIVPINVSGQQFARHASARHSLFNTETAMNPKSTLRRRRTIIGFPNLSLRDQGSANGPTSSTHTPIAESLSCSFVPETTSGGTTPQEISPRPPLSAPLRKTFSDLGARCCQPPAPMDGAANPCASACNGTQGTPFSPPWSPLGYGSPPSLTTGPVKGPTCTSPGGSIPSPSPGSPTTSTSFFIATEERTGSNGPSFFSGPVPASPTSSGCIQGAKGNFLPGSREELEPAAGPVQLEVEQAGCRFRERSLSVPTDSGSLCSVDIAYAETRRGSTNYALGYPSASSEGSTSTDNISLGLEPEGQRRRRSKSISLKKAKKKPSPPTRSVSLIKEGHDSDVGLSAALPKDQRPKSLCIPPELQGHRLVHANPQGSAGREPSSTAAPHQWHLTDWRAGSDPYQSLSGSSTTTGTTAIECAKTRGSSESLVSPSVSRATTPSQLSAEADVKTSSPGRPTGLMSPSSGYSSQSETPTPTVPTSTVLGHSPHQVRVRPLVPERKSSLPPTSPMERSPKGRLSFDLPLTPPAHLDLSGLKISLKGKTKVSRHHSDSTFGTKLAQKTSPITPVMPVVTQSDLRSVRLRSISRSEPEDNADGPEHTEEPAHVPCPGPERKVKPPVAEKPPLARRPPCILPKPLVLREEGPLSPKSPPGTATQEKGLAHDAVVVLRRGELGRGSGEPHLSLAPVGPRRLSQGSLDELRPERGGAKGERRRAKVPPPVPKKPSVLHLPLMPALAQQGAGGGDLPPTPSPIITLDTDPSCCNPDAEDPPSPKAVDTTGWQAASESASEPASEQGSSAEAGTEEKSFVSDKTAESIVEEDDEVFTTSRTTEDLFTVIHRSKRKVLGRKEPGDTFSSRPTSHSPVKTSGSPAGESLAAAGSSGKSSSRNEDFKALLQKKSSKTSPGTRPSAAELLKTTNPLARRVITEFAPELDSANSSKSQP, encoded by the exons ATGGCCAAGGTGGAGTGGCTCCTGGCACCCTGGCAGCGGGCAG ccacctctAACCTGGACCTCGAGAGCAAGAAAGCCACCCCCACCAAGCTGCCATGGCAGCAGCCTGTGAACGTCTTCTTGGCCGCTGGGCGCCCACCCGGCATGgagcagctgcaccaggagGCCCAGCTCAACCTCCAGAGCTTGCTGCAAG AGGAGTATGAGGAGCAGTACACTGAGAGCAGGGTCACCGGGCAGACCTTCCGTGCTGCTGGTCACATGCCCCCCGACACCTCTCCTGAGCCGTCACCTCGACCCCCACCTGCCAAGCGCCTTGAGTTTGTGCTTATG CCCCCAAGCCAGCGAGCGGCTGAGGAGgagagcaccagcagcactgtgctcaGTGCTCGGCCTCCTGACacctccctgagcctccccaCCAGCCCGGACAAGCAGCCTCCCTGGCCCAGGgccttccccctgccccccgtggaggaaaagcagtggcaccagcctggctccatccagACCAACATTGTCCCCATCAATGTCTCTG GGCAGCAGTTTGCTAGGCACGCGAGTGCTCGTCACTCCCTGTTTAACACAGAGACTGCGATGAACCCAAAGTCCACCCTGCGGCGTAGACGGACCATTATTGGATTCCCTAACCTGTCCCTGCGAGACCAAG gcagcGCCAACGGCCCCACATCCAGCACACACACGCCCATCGCTGAGtccctgtcctgcagcttcGTGCCTGAGACCACGAGTGGGGGGACGACGCCCCAGGAGATCAGCCCTCGTCCACCCCTCTCAGCCCCACTGAGGAAGACCTTCAGTGACCTCGGGGCCCGCTGCTGCCAGCCACCTGCTCCCATGGATGGGGCAGCCAACCCTTGTGCCAGTGCCTGCAATGGGACACAGGGCACCCCTTTTTCCCCACCCTGGAGCCCCCTGGGTTATGGGAGCCCCCCCAGCCTCACCACTGGCCCGGTAAAGGGGCCCACCTGCACCTCACCAGGCGGCTCCATCCCATCGCCCAGCCCAGGCTCACCCACCACCTCCACCTCATTCTTCATCGCCACAGAAGAGCGCACGGGCAGCAATGGGCCCAGCTTCTTCTCTGGCCCAGTGCCTGCTTCCCCCACCAGCTCTGGGTGCATCCAGGGAGCCAAGGGGAATTTCTTGCCGGGAAGCCgagaggagctggagccagcagcagggccgGTGCAGCTGGAGGTGGAGCAGGCAGGCTGCCGGTTCCGTGAGCGGTCACTGTCAGTGCCCACTGACTCGGggtccctctgctctgtggaCATCGCATATGCCGAGACCCGGCGGGGCAGCACCAACTATGCCCTGGGCTACCCCAGCGCCAGCTCCGagggcagcaccagcactgacaacatctccctggggctggagcctgaggggcagcggcggcggcgctccAAGAGCATCTCCCTGAAGAAGGCCAAGAAGAAGCCCTCGCCACCCACACGCAGCGTCTCGCTGATCAAAGAGGGGCACGACAGTGACGTGGGGCTCAGTGCAGCACTTCCCAAGGACCAGCGGCCGAAGAGCCTGTGCATCCCACCGGAGCTCCAGGGTCACCGGCTGGTGCATGCCAACCCCCAGGGGAGTGCGGGCAgggagcccagcagcacagctgcccccCACCAGTGGCATCTCACGGACTGGAGGGCCGGCAGTGATCCCTACCAGTCCCTCTCTGGCTCAAGCACAACCACAGGGACCACGGCCATTGAGTGTGCCAAGACACGGGGCAGCTCTGAGTCCCTTGTGTCCCCTTCAGTGTCCAGGGCCACGACgccctcccagctctctgctgaggCAGACGTCAAGACCTCCTCGCCAGGCAGGCCCACAGGGCTGATGTCCCCATCGAGCGGGTACTCCAGTCAGTCGGAGACCCCAACCCCCACTGTACCCACCTCCACCGTCCTCGGGCACTCCCCACACCAGGTGCGTGTGAGGCCGCTGGTCCCCGAGAGAAAATCCTCTCTGCCCCCCACGTCCCCCATGGAGAGGAGCCCCAAGGGCAGGCTGTCCTTCGACCTCCCACTGACTCCACCCGCCCACCTTGACCTCTCAGGGCTGAAGATCTCCCTGAAGGGAAAGACGAAGGTCAGCCGGCACCACTCTGACTCCACCTTTGGCACCAAGCTGGCCCAGAAGACAAGTCCCATCACACCTGTCATGCCTGTGGTCACACAGTCCGACCTGCGCTCCGTTCGCCTCCGCTCCATCAGCCGCTCGGAGCCAGAGGACAACGCTGATGGCCCAGAGCACACGGAGGAGCCAGCACACGTCCCCTGCCCAGGGCCGGAGAGGAAAGTGAAGCCACCTGTGGCAGAGAAGCCACCTCTGGCCAGGCGCCCCCCATGCATCCTGCCCAAGCCCCTAGTGTTGCGGGAGGAGGGTCCCCTgtcccccaaatccccaccaGGCACTGCCACCCAGGAGAAGGGGCTGGCCCACGATGCCGTCGTGGTGCTGCGGagaggggagctggggaggggttCAGGGGAGCCCCACTTGTCCCTGGCCCCGGTGGGGCCCCGGCGGCTCTCGCAGGGCAGCCTGGACGAGCTGCGGCCAGAGCGGGGTGGTGCCAAGGGGGAGCGCAGGAGGGCCAAGGTGCCGCCGCCAGTGCCCAAAAAGCCCAGCGTGCTGCACCTGCCGCTCAtgccagctctggcacagcagggagctggtgggGGGGACCTGCcacccacccccagccccatcaTCACGCTGGACACTGACCCCTCCTGCTGCAACCCTGATGCTGAGGATCCACCATCCCCGAAGGCTGTGGACACCACAGGCTGGCAGGCTGCCAGCGAGTCTGCCAGTGAGCCTGCCTCAGAGCAAG gcagctcagcagaagCCGGCACGGAAGAGAAGAGCTTTGTCAGCGACAAGACGGCTGAGTCCATCGTGGAGGAGGACGACGAGGTGTTCACAACGTCCCGCACCACAGAGGATCTCTTCACGGTGATCCACAG GTCGAAGAGGAAGGTCTTGGGGCGGAAAGAGCCTGGTGACACCTTCAGCAGCCGACCCACCTCCCACTCACCTGTAAAGACTTCAGGCTCCCCAGCTGGTGAGTCCCTGGCAGCAGCgggcagcagtgggaagtcTTCCAGCAGGAATGAAGATTTTAAAGCCCTGCTCCAAAagaagagcagcaaaaccagccCTGGTACTCGGCCATCTGCTGCTGAACTGCTCAAGACCACAAACCCGCTGGCCCGGCGGGTCATCACAGAGTTTGCCCCTGAGCTGGACAGTGCAAACAGCTCCAAAAGCCAACCCTGA
- the NHSL2 gene encoding NHS-like protein 2 isoform X4 encodes MAKVEWLLAPWQRAATSNLDLESKKATPTKLPWQQPVNVFLAAGRPPGMEQLHQEAQLNLQSLLQGSANGPTSSTHTPIAESLSCSFVPETTSGGTTPQEISPRPPLSAPLRKTFSDLGARCCQPPAPMDGAANPCASACNGTQGTPFSPPWSPLGYGSPPSLTTGPVKGPTCTSPGGSIPSPSPGSPTTSTSFFIATEERTGSNGPSFFSGPVPASPTSSGCIQGAKGNFLPGSREELEPAAGPVQLEVEQAGCRFRERSLSVPTDSGSLCSVDIAYAETRRGSTNYALGYPSASSEGSTSTDNISLGLEPEGQRRRRSKSISLKKAKKKPSPPTRSVSLIKEGHDSDVGLSAALPKDQRPKSLCIPPELQGHRLVHANPQGSAGREPSSTAAPHQWHLTDWRAGSDPYQSLSGSSTTTGTTAIECAKTRGSSESLVSPSVSRATTPSQLSAEADVKTSSPGRPTGLMSPSSGYSSQSETPTPTVPTSTVLGHSPHQVRVRPLVPERKSSLPPTSPMERSPKGRLSFDLPLTPPAHLDLSGLKISLKGKTKVSRHHSDSTFGTKLAQKTSPITPVMPVVTQSDLRSVRLRSISRSEPEDNADGPEHTEEPAHVPCPGPERKVKPPVAEKPPLARRPPCILPKPLVLREEGPLSPKSPPGTATQEKGLAHDAVVVLRRGELGRGSGEPHLSLAPVGPRRLSQGSLDELRPERGGAKGERRRAKVPPPVPKKPSVLHLPLMPALAQQGAGGGDLPPTPSPIITLDTDPSCCNPDAEDPPSPKAVDTTGWQAASESASEPASEQGSSAEAGTEEKSFVSDKTAESIVEEDDEVFTTSRTTEDLFTVIHRSKRKVLGRKEPGDTFSSRPTSHSPVKTSGSPAGESLAAAGSSGKSSSRNEDFKALLQKKSSKTSPGTRPSAAELLKTTNPLARRVITEFAPELDSANSSKSQP; translated from the exons ATGGCCAAGGTGGAGTGGCTCCTGGCACCCTGGCAGCGGGCAG ccacctctAACCTGGACCTCGAGAGCAAGAAAGCCACCCCCACCAAGCTGCCATGGCAGCAGCCTGTGAACGTCTTCTTGGCCGCTGGGCGCCCACCCGGCATGgagcagctgcaccaggagGCCCAGCTCAACCTCCAGAGCTTGCTGCAAG gcagcGCCAACGGCCCCACATCCAGCACACACACGCCCATCGCTGAGtccctgtcctgcagcttcGTGCCTGAGACCACGAGTGGGGGGACGACGCCCCAGGAGATCAGCCCTCGTCCACCCCTCTCAGCCCCACTGAGGAAGACCTTCAGTGACCTCGGGGCCCGCTGCTGCCAGCCACCTGCTCCCATGGATGGGGCAGCCAACCCTTGTGCCAGTGCCTGCAATGGGACACAGGGCACCCCTTTTTCCCCACCCTGGAGCCCCCTGGGTTATGGGAGCCCCCCCAGCCTCACCACTGGCCCGGTAAAGGGGCCCACCTGCACCTCACCAGGCGGCTCCATCCCATCGCCCAGCCCAGGCTCACCCACCACCTCCACCTCATTCTTCATCGCCACAGAAGAGCGCACGGGCAGCAATGGGCCCAGCTTCTTCTCTGGCCCAGTGCCTGCTTCCCCCACCAGCTCTGGGTGCATCCAGGGAGCCAAGGGGAATTTCTTGCCGGGAAGCCgagaggagctggagccagcagcagggccgGTGCAGCTGGAGGTGGAGCAGGCAGGCTGCCGGTTCCGTGAGCGGTCACTGTCAGTGCCCACTGACTCGGggtccctctgctctgtggaCATCGCATATGCCGAGACCCGGCGGGGCAGCACCAACTATGCCCTGGGCTACCCCAGCGCCAGCTCCGagggcagcaccagcactgacaacatctccctggggctggagcctgaggggcagcggcggcggcgctccAAGAGCATCTCCCTGAAGAAGGCCAAGAAGAAGCCCTCGCCACCCACACGCAGCGTCTCGCTGATCAAAGAGGGGCACGACAGTGACGTGGGGCTCAGTGCAGCACTTCCCAAGGACCAGCGGCCGAAGAGCCTGTGCATCCCACCGGAGCTCCAGGGTCACCGGCTGGTGCATGCCAACCCCCAGGGGAGTGCGGGCAgggagcccagcagcacagctgcccccCACCAGTGGCATCTCACGGACTGGAGGGCCGGCAGTGATCCCTACCAGTCCCTCTCTGGCTCAAGCACAACCACAGGGACCACGGCCATTGAGTGTGCCAAGACACGGGGCAGCTCTGAGTCCCTTGTGTCCCCTTCAGTGTCCAGGGCCACGACgccctcccagctctctgctgaggCAGACGTCAAGACCTCCTCGCCAGGCAGGCCCACAGGGCTGATGTCCCCATCGAGCGGGTACTCCAGTCAGTCGGAGACCCCAACCCCCACTGTACCCACCTCCACCGTCCTCGGGCACTCCCCACACCAGGTGCGTGTGAGGCCGCTGGTCCCCGAGAGAAAATCCTCTCTGCCCCCCACGTCCCCCATGGAGAGGAGCCCCAAGGGCAGGCTGTCCTTCGACCTCCCACTGACTCCACCCGCCCACCTTGACCTCTCAGGGCTGAAGATCTCCCTGAAGGGAAAGACGAAGGTCAGCCGGCACCACTCTGACTCCACCTTTGGCACCAAGCTGGCCCAGAAGACAAGTCCCATCACACCTGTCATGCCTGTGGTCACACAGTCCGACCTGCGCTCCGTTCGCCTCCGCTCCATCAGCCGCTCGGAGCCAGAGGACAACGCTGATGGCCCAGAGCACACGGAGGAGCCAGCACACGTCCCCTGCCCAGGGCCGGAGAGGAAAGTGAAGCCACCTGTGGCAGAGAAGCCACCTCTGGCCAGGCGCCCCCCATGCATCCTGCCCAAGCCCCTAGTGTTGCGGGAGGAGGGTCCCCTgtcccccaaatccccaccaGGCACTGCCACCCAGGAGAAGGGGCTGGCCCACGATGCCGTCGTGGTGCTGCGGagaggggagctggggaggggttCAGGGGAGCCCCACTTGTCCCTGGCCCCGGTGGGGCCCCGGCGGCTCTCGCAGGGCAGCCTGGACGAGCTGCGGCCAGAGCGGGGTGGTGCCAAGGGGGAGCGCAGGAGGGCCAAGGTGCCGCCGCCAGTGCCCAAAAAGCCCAGCGTGCTGCACCTGCCGCTCAtgccagctctggcacagcagggagctggtgggGGGGACCTGCcacccacccccagccccatcaTCACGCTGGACACTGACCCCTCCTGCTGCAACCCTGATGCTGAGGATCCACCATCCCCGAAGGCTGTGGACACCACAGGCTGGCAGGCTGCCAGCGAGTCTGCCAGTGAGCCTGCCTCAGAGCAAG gcagctcagcagaagCCGGCACGGAAGAGAAGAGCTTTGTCAGCGACAAGACGGCTGAGTCCATCGTGGAGGAGGACGACGAGGTGTTCACAACGTCCCGCACCACAGAGGATCTCTTCACGGTGATCCACAG GTCGAAGAGGAAGGTCTTGGGGCGGAAAGAGCCTGGTGACACCTTCAGCAGCCGACCCACCTCCCACTCACCTGTAAAGACTTCAGGCTCCCCAGCTGGTGAGTCCCTGGCAGCAGCgggcagcagtgggaagtcTTCCAGCAGGAATGAAGATTTTAAAGCCCTGCTCCAAAagaagagcagcaaaaccagccCTGGTACTCGGCCATCTGCTGCTGAACTGCTCAAGACCACAAACCCGCTGGCCCGGCGGGTCATCACAGAGTTTGCCCCTGAGCTGGACAGTGCAAACAGCTCCAAAAGCCAACCCTGA